Proteins found in one Microbacterium sp. LWS13-1.2 genomic segment:
- a CDS encoding glycoside hydrolase family 13 protein — protein sequence MTTLTPHHDGSPLYVSDLAPQLGDVVTVRLRVPAGYGPLAAVRTRSNPDHEPEWTDAALLGTVDGWDWWEAPVTVRNPRHGYRWLLVHEDRRVEWLNQTGLHQLETLDAEDFALVAYPAPPAWLADAVMYQVFPDRFARSAQADEHPTPEWAIAASWDTPVDPVMPGRSQQFYGGDLDGVIEKLDHLVSLGVNLLYLTPIFPAASNHRYDASSFHSVDPLLGGDAAYIRLIEAAHARGIRVIGDLTSNHSGDRHEWFQAAVGHPGAPEEEFYYFTDDANTEYVSWLGTPTLPKFNWASQELRRRFIEGPDSVVAKWLKPPYSADGWRIDVANMTGRLGDVDLNAEVRQLLRRTMIEINPDTILLGESTNDAASDLQGDGWHGAMTYPSFTRPLWGWLSEPTGTPFMTAEGVQRTEPWFFGQPIGGIPRYTGRQFVDAVIRFTASIPWRVRLGNMQPLDTHDTGRFATNAGPGTIPVAVGLMVTLPGLPVVFAGDEFGLIGAEGEDSRTPIPWGTESEPEVAERLAVYRELIALRRAHPTLSTGGLRWIHVDDDTVVFTRESEDETLLVLASKGDVDAVIPSGVLPGAVTAEAAYGEATLVVAEDGAVLLSADGPAFAVWRLAGVAVPVPLPDAGERADEVSRGVASAADLSPAEQVASA from the coding sequence ATGACAACCCTGACCCCGCATCACGACGGCTCGCCCCTGTACGTGTCCGACCTCGCCCCGCAGCTGGGCGACGTCGTCACCGTGCGGCTGCGCGTGCCGGCCGGCTACGGCCCCCTCGCTGCAGTCCGCACCCGCTCGAACCCCGACCACGAGCCGGAGTGGACGGATGCCGCACTCCTCGGCACGGTCGACGGCTGGGACTGGTGGGAGGCACCGGTCACGGTGCGCAACCCCCGTCACGGCTACCGCTGGCTTCTGGTGCACGAAGACCGTCGTGTGGAGTGGCTCAACCAGACCGGGCTGCACCAGCTCGAGACGCTCGACGCGGAGGACTTCGCCCTGGTGGCGTACCCCGCACCGCCGGCGTGGCTCGCCGACGCCGTGATGTACCAGGTCTTCCCCGACCGCTTCGCGCGGTCGGCGCAGGCCGACGAACATCCGACGCCGGAGTGGGCGATCGCGGCGAGCTGGGACACCCCGGTCGACCCGGTGATGCCGGGCCGCTCGCAGCAGTTCTACGGCGGCGACCTCGACGGCGTGATCGAAAAGCTCGACCACCTGGTCTCACTCGGCGTCAACCTCCTCTATCTGACGCCGATCTTCCCCGCCGCGTCGAACCACCGCTACGACGCGTCGAGCTTCCACAGCGTCGACCCGCTGCTGGGCGGCGATGCGGCGTACATCCGCCTGATCGAGGCCGCCCACGCCCGCGGCATCCGTGTCATCGGCGATCTCACCAGCAACCATTCGGGCGATCGGCACGAGTGGTTCCAGGCGGCCGTCGGCCATCCGGGTGCGCCCGAGGAGGAGTTCTACTACTTCACCGACGACGCGAACACCGAGTACGTGTCGTGGCTGGGCACGCCCACGCTGCCGAAGTTCAACTGGGCCTCGCAGGAGCTGCGCCGGCGCTTCATCGAGGGACCCGACTCGGTCGTCGCGAAGTGGCTGAAGCCGCCGTACTCGGCGGACGGCTGGCGCATCGATGTCGCCAACATGACCGGCCGGCTCGGCGACGTCGATCTGAACGCCGAGGTGCGGCAGCTGCTGCGGCGCACCATGATCGAGATCAACCCCGACACCATCCTGCTCGGCGAGTCGACGAACGACGCTGCGAGCGACCTGCAGGGCGACGGCTGGCATGGCGCCATGACGTACCCGTCGTTCACGCGGCCGCTGTGGGGATGGCTCTCCGAGCCGACCGGTACGCCGTTCATGACGGCGGAGGGCGTCCAACGCACCGAGCCGTGGTTCTTCGGCCAGCCGATCGGCGGCATCCCGCGGTACACCGGGCGGCAGTTCGTCGACGCCGTCATCAGGTTCACCGCGAGCATCCCGTGGCGGGTGCGGCTGGGCAACATGCAGCCGCTCGACACACACGACACCGGCCGCTTCGCGACGAACGCCGGCCCCGGCACGATCCCGGTCGCGGTCGGCCTCATGGTGACGCTGCCGGGCCTTCCGGTCGTGTTCGCCGGCGACGAGTTCGGCCTGATCGGCGCCGAGGGTGAAGACAGCCGCACGCCGATCCCGTGGGGCACCGAGTCCGAGCCGGAGGTTGCGGAGCGTCTCGCCGTCTACCGCGAGCTCATCGCACTGCGGCGCGCGCACCCGACGCTGTCGACCGGCGGCCTGCGCTGGATCCACGTCGACGACGACACCGTCGTGTTCACGCGCGAGTCTGAGGACGAGACGCTGCTCGTGCTGGCGTCGAAGGGCGATGTGGATGCCGTGATCCCGTCCGGCGTGCTACCCGGCGCCGTGACGGCCGAGGCCGCCTACGGCGAGGCGACGCTTGTCGTGGCCGAAGACGGCGCGGTGCTGCTGTCGGCGGACGGTCCCGCGTTCGCGGTCTGGCGGCTCGCCGGTGTCGCCGTCCCTGTGCCTCTGCCGGATGCCGGTGAGCGCGCGGATGAGGTTTCGCGCGGCGTGGCGTCAGCGGCCGATCTGTCGCCGGCCGAGCAGGTGGCGTCGGCGTGA
- a CDS encoding sugar ABC transporter permease, producing the protein MSDLKPGAPAARDLLGKVAAEDAELAAAGADTHAAAGVRGEAPLPRRTFKKYFRETGWRHIVGVVVAVFAIFPLLYVLSASLNPGGTLLTANGLFSNVSIESYLDLFQSETHPYGAWFVNTLVIGLITAAGTVILGALAAYAFSRMRFTGRRFGLTTLLVVQMFPQMLAMVAIFLLMVQISDIFPAIGLNTQIGLIMVYLGGALGVNTYLMYGFFNTIPASIDEAAKIDGAGHARIFFTIILRLVAPILAVVGLLSFIGTSSEFVIASIILIDPEKQTLAVGLYKFISDEFSKNWSLFAAGAVLAAILPVALFLALQRYIVGGLTAGSVK; encoded by the coding sequence ATGAGCGATCTCAAGCCCGGCGCCCCCGCCGCCCGCGATCTGCTCGGCAAGGTCGCCGCCGAGGATGCTGAACTGGCTGCCGCCGGTGCAGACACCCACGCGGCCGCCGGCGTCCGCGGCGAGGCGCCGTTGCCGCGCCGCACGTTCAAGAAGTACTTCCGCGAGACGGGCTGGCGTCACATCGTCGGCGTCGTCGTGGCGGTCTTCGCGATCTTCCCTCTGCTGTACGTGCTGTCGGCGTCGCTCAACCCGGGCGGCACTCTGCTGACGGCCAACGGGCTGTTCTCGAACGTGAGCATCGAGAGCTACCTCGACCTGTTCCAGTCCGAGACCCATCCGTACGGGGCCTGGTTCGTCAACACGCTGGTGATCGGGCTGATCACCGCGGCCGGCACCGTGATCCTCGGTGCTCTCGCCGCGTACGCGTTCTCGCGCATGCGGTTCACCGGGCGCCGTTTCGGCCTCACGACGCTGCTCGTCGTCCAGATGTTCCCGCAGATGCTCGCGATGGTCGCGATCTTCCTCCTCATGGTGCAGATCAGCGACATCTTCCCGGCGATCGGCCTCAACACCCAGATCGGCCTGATCATGGTGTACCTCGGCGGCGCGCTCGGGGTGAACACCTATCTCATGTACGGGTTCTTCAACACCATTCCGGCATCCATCGACGAGGCTGCGAAGATCGACGGCGCGGGCCACGCGCGCATCTTCTTCACGATCATCCTGCGCCTGGTGGCACCGATCCTGGCGGTCGTCGGCCTGCTGTCGTTCATCGGCACGTCGAGCGAGTTCGTGATCGCGAGCATCATCCTCATCGACCCCGAGAAGCAGACGCTCGCGGTCGGCCTGTACAAGTTCATCTCCGACGAGTTCTCCAAGAACTGGAGCCTGTTCGCCGCGGGTGCGGTGCTGGCCGCCATCCTTCCGGTCGCACTGTTCCTCGCGCTGCAGCGCTACATCGTCGGCGGGCTCACCGCGGGCAGCGTGAAGTAG
- a CDS encoding ABC transporter permease subunit translates to MTTPTMDRDAAVETPPSKKSKRAARVAEAAGAGWKLMIFKVVALGVIDAIAVYAALVLFQSEQWVAAIAVVVVTGVANWVYFGRGNLPAKYLIPGLIFLLIFQIFVAGYTAYIAFTNYGTGHNGSKESAVNALMLSAQERVPDSPEYELTIVEQLGEFSFLVTDPDGDVEIGGVERPLESVDDAEMDGGKAVAVPGYTTLNFSQIVANQEAIADMAVPLSDDPNDGSLRTPDGSVAYVYLSSLEYDEAAGTMTDTQTGTVYSDIGTGAFTAPDGTELMPGWQITVGFDNFVRAFTEESIRAPFVSVLVWTFVFAFFSVFTCFALGLFLAIVFNDPRMKSKKYYRLLMILPYAFPGFLSALVWAGMMNQEFGFINVVLFGGADIPWLTNEWLAKFSILLVNLWLGFPYMFLICTGALQSIPDDVQEAAKVDGASAWQIFRSIKLPLLFVAVAPLLIASFAYNFNNFTLIYMLTGGGPRDVTADVNVGATDILITMVYKVAFVGSKADYGLASAFSIIIFLLVATISVIAFRRTKALEELN, encoded by the coding sequence ATGACGACGCCGACCATGGACCGCGACGCAGCGGTCGAGACACCCCCGAGCAAGAAGTCGAAGCGCGCCGCCCGCGTCGCGGAGGCGGCAGGCGCCGGCTGGAAGCTGATGATCTTCAAGGTCGTCGCCCTCGGTGTCATCGATGCCATCGCCGTGTACGCCGCGCTCGTGCTGTTCCAGAGCGAGCAGTGGGTCGCCGCGATCGCGGTGGTCGTCGTGACCGGCGTCGCCAACTGGGTGTACTTCGGCCGCGGCAACTTGCCCGCCAAGTACCTGATCCCCGGGCTCATCTTCCTGTTGATCTTCCAGATCTTCGTCGCCGGCTACACGGCGTACATCGCATTCACCAACTACGGCACCGGCCACAACGGCTCGAAGGAGAGCGCGGTCAACGCGCTCATGCTCTCGGCGCAGGAGCGCGTGCCCGACTCGCCCGAGTACGAGCTCACGATCGTCGAGCAGCTCGGCGAGTTCTCATTCCTCGTCACCGACCCTGACGGCGACGTCGAGATCGGCGGTGTGGAGCGCCCGCTCGAGTCCGTCGACGACGCCGAGATGGACGGCGGCAAGGCCGTCGCGGTACCCGGCTACACCACACTGAACTTCTCGCAGATCGTCGCGAACCAGGAGGCGATCGCCGACATGGCGGTGCCGCTCAGCGACGACCCGAACGACGGTTCGCTGCGCACGCCGGACGGCTCGGTGGCCTACGTGTACCTCTCCAGCCTCGAGTACGACGAGGCCGCCGGAACCATGACCGACACCCAGACCGGCACGGTGTACAGCGACATCGGCACGGGCGCCTTCACGGCGCCGGACGGCACAGAGCTCATGCCGGGCTGGCAGATCACCGTCGGCTTCGACAACTTCGTGAGGGCCTTCACCGAGGAGTCGATCCGGGCGCCGTTCGTCTCGGTGCTGGTGTGGACCTTCGTCTTCGCCTTCTTCTCGGTCTTCACCTGCTTCGCGCTCGGACTCTTCCTCGCGATCGTGTTCAACGACCCGCGCATGAAGTCCAAGAAGTACTACCGCCTGCTCATGATCCTCCCGTACGCGTTCCCGGGGTTCCTCTCGGCGCTCGTGTGGGCGGGCATGATGAACCAGGAGTTCGGCTTCATCAATGTCGTGCTCTTCGGCGGCGCCGACATCCCCTGGCTCACCAACGAGTGGCTGGCGAAGTTCAGCATCCTGCTGGTGAACCTGTGGCTCGGCTTCCCATACATGTTCCTCATCTGCACGGGCGCACTGCAGTCCATCCCGGACGACGTGCAAGAGGCCGCGAAGGTCGACGGAGCGAGCGCCTGGCAGATCTTCCGCAGCATCAAGCTGCCGCTGCTGTTCGTCGCGGTCGCTCCACTGCTGATCGCATCGTTCGCCTACAACTTCAACAACTTCACGCTGATCTACATGCTCACGGGCGGTGGCCCCCGCGACGTGACGGCTGACGTGAACGTCGGCGCCACCGACATCCTCATCACGATGGTCTACAAGGTGGCGTTCGTCGGGTCGAAGGCCGACTACGGCCTGGCGAGCGCGTTCTCGATCATCATCTTCCTGCTCGTCGCGACGATCTCGGTGATCGCCTTCCGACGGACCAAGGCCCTCGAGGAGCTGAACTGA
- a CDS encoding maltose ABC transporter substrate-binding protein, whose translation MKVNKRSIAAFGAIAAVSALTLVGCASGGDSNSGDEGESAGEITVWVDADRAAVLEDAAKDFTADTGVKVKLVQKEFGEIRDQFVQQVPTGKGPDIAVGAHDWLGTLVTNGVVAPVELGDAASDYEKVAIDAWSYDGQVYGVPYAIENIALLRNTDLAPEAPTSYDDMIAKGTAAGTEYKFLVGLDPEAADPYHLYPFQTSFGAPVFGTNADGSYNADDLQIGNEGGQAFATWLGSQGATGTGVFNSNISGDLARENFVAGKAPFYLTGPWNVPAAEEAGLNLAVDPIPSAGGQAAQPFAGVQGFFLSSESENSLAATEFLANYIGSEEVQTALYEVGGRTPALTAAYDAAVAGDPITAGFGAVGAEAVPMPSIPEMGSVWEYWGVTETAIINGTGGSPVDLWNKMSSDIQAAIQ comes from the coding sequence ATGAAGGTGAACAAGAGGAGCATCGCGGCTTTCGGCGCGATCGCCGCTGTTTCCGCGCTGACCCTCGTCGGCTGCGCAAGCGGAGGCGACTCGAACTCGGGCGACGAAGGCGAGTCGGCAGGCGAGATCACGGTCTGGGTCGACGCCGACCGTGCCGCAGTGCTCGAGGACGCGGCGAAGGACTTCACCGCTGACACCGGCGTGAAGGTCAAGCTCGTGCAGAAGGAGTTCGGCGAGATCCGCGACCAGTTCGTGCAGCAGGTTCCGACCGGCAAAGGCCCCGACATCGCGGTGGGCGCCCACGACTGGCTGGGCACGCTCGTCACCAACGGCGTCGTGGCCCCGGTCGAGCTGGGCGACGCGGCATCCGACTACGAGAAGGTCGCGATCGACGCCTGGAGCTACGACGGCCAGGTCTACGGCGTTCCGTACGCGATCGAGAACATCGCGCTGCTGCGCAACACGGACCTCGCTCCCGAGGCTCCCACGTCGTACGACGACATGATCGCCAAGGGCACGGCGGCAGGCACCGAGTACAAGTTCCTCGTCGGTCTCGACCCCGAGGCGGCCGACCCGTACCACCTGTACCCATTCCAGACGTCGTTCGGCGCCCCCGTCTTCGGCACCAACGCCGACGGCAGCTACAACGCCGACGACCTGCAGATCGGCAACGAGGGCGGCCAGGCGTTCGCCACGTGGCTCGGCTCGCAGGGCGCGACGGGCACCGGTGTCTTCAACTCGAACATCTCGGGCGACCTCGCTCGCGAGAACTTCGTCGCCGGCAAGGCGCCGTTCTACCTCACCGGCCCGTGGAACGTGCCGGCCGCGGAAGAGGCGGGTCTCAACCTCGCCGTCGACCCGATCCCGTCGGCGGGCGGCCAGGCCGCTCAGCCGTTCGCGGGCGTGCAGGGCTTTTTCCTGAGCTCCGAGAGCGAAAACTCGCTGGCGGCCACCGAGTTCCTCGCGAACTACATCGGCAGCGAAGAGGTCCAGACCGCGCTCTACGAGGTCGGCGGCCGCACTCCGGCACTGACCGCTGCGTACGACGCGGCTGTGGCGGGCGACCCGATCACCGCCGGCTTCGGCGCCGTGGGAGCCGAAGCGGTCCCGATGCCGAGCATCCCCGAGATGGGCTCGGTGTGGGAGTACTGGGGCGTCACCGAGACGGCCATCATCAACGGCACCGGCGGCTCGCCGGTCGACCTGTGGAACAAGATGTCGTCCGACATCCAGGCCGCCATCCAGTAA
- a CDS encoding YajQ family cyclic di-GMP-binding protein — protein sequence MADSSFDIVSKVDHQEAENALNQARKEIEQRYDFKGTGASVEWSGESVLIKASTEERAKAVLDVFQSKLIKRGISLKSLESGEPFASGKEYRIVSTIKDGISSENAKKISKIIRDEGPKGVKSQIQGDELRVQSKSRDDLQEVQRLLKAADLEVDLQFINYR from the coding sequence ATGGCAGATTCCTCGTTCGACATCGTCAGCAAGGTCGACCACCAGGAGGCGGAGAACGCCCTCAACCAGGCGCGCAAAGAGATCGAGCAGCGGTACGACTTCAAGGGCACCGGCGCCTCCGTCGAGTGGAGCGGCGAGTCGGTGCTCATCAAGGCGAGCACCGAGGAGCGCGCGAAGGCCGTCCTCGACGTCTTCCAGTCGAAGCTCATCAAGCGCGGCATCTCACTGAAGAGCCTGGAGTCCGGGGAGCCCTTCGCCAGCGGCAAAGAGTACCGGATCGTCTCGACGATCAAGGACGGCATCTCGTCGGAGAATGCGAAGAAGATCTCGAAGATCATCCGCGACGAGGGGCCCAAGGGCGTCAAGTCGCAGATCCAGGGAGACGAGCTGCGCGTGCAGTCCAAGTCCCGCGACGACCTGCAGGAGGTGCAGCGCCTGCTGAAGGCCGCCGACCTCGAGGTCGACCTCCAGTTCATCAACTACCGGTAG
- a CDS encoding chemotaxis protein CheY — MSGSSPRAVPHTGRIERELATTPPTRLQLAWKVVPNGAARRDVAWDLLREMLAPGAELSNPCARCGGPHGPVRTTDGSARPAVAYASGVAVAAVASRGPGTFAIDAEVETDPVRDAAGLNGILGARSGVRLRDWVRVEAALKADGRGLRVDPGTVAVAPVGGQRWRAVVPGGPVIGGWDIGGPPGLVISAALSEASEAARVDPATP, encoded by the coding sequence GTGAGCGGCAGCAGTCCTCGCGCCGTGCCGCACACCGGCCGCATCGAGCGCGAGCTCGCGACCACACCTCCCACGCGGCTGCAGCTCGCGTGGAAGGTCGTGCCGAACGGCGCTGCACGACGCGACGTGGCGTGGGATCTTCTGCGTGAGATGCTGGCGCCGGGCGCCGAGCTGTCGAATCCCTGCGCGCGCTGCGGCGGACCACACGGTCCGGTTCGGACGACGGATGGCTCGGCCCGGCCTGCCGTCGCCTATGCGAGCGGCGTCGCCGTCGCGGCGGTCGCCTCGCGCGGTCCTGGCACATTCGCGATCGACGCCGAAGTCGAGACCGACCCGGTGCGGGACGCTGCAGGTCTGAACGGAATCCTCGGCGCTCGATCGGGCGTGCGATTGCGCGACTGGGTGCGGGTGGAGGCTGCCCTCAAGGCGGACGGGCGGGGCCTTCGCGTCGACCCGGGCACGGTCGCCGTCGCACCGGTGGGCGGCCAGAGATGGCGGGCGGTCGTGCCGGGCGGACCAGTCATCGGCGGATGGGACATCGGCGGCCCCCCTGGCCTCGTCATCAGTGCCGCACTCAGCGAGGCATCGGAGGCAGCTCGGGTCGATCCAGCCACGCCGTGA
- a CDS encoding M1 family metallopeptidase — protein sequence MSAHDAYAPQSGDPTFGIDSYELDLSYRVRTNRLEGRAVLNAVAAVPTSSVALDLIGLRVSRVRVDGDRRTAYAQGPRKVRVVLPRRMEAGERFSIEVTYAGAPAPRRTRWGTIGFEELEDGALVAAQPIGAPTWFPCNDRPDDRARYSITVATDAGYTAVATGALVGSARRGQFEARTFRSDVPTATYLTAVHIGRYVSSTLPGSAGPIGFPVTVVHPPALRTEVATAFAPVTRMLQLFESAFGPYPQDACTLVVTPDELEIPLEAQGMAVFGANHLDPASERLVAHELAHQWFGNSVGVARWQDIWLNEGFACYAEWMWSEAAGRQTVHEKAERHHARLAALDQDLVLADPGPGLMFDDRVYKRGALTLYALRRRMGESAFAALLREWASAGAGDSVTTADFRALVVRLAGADIDALLTAWLDRPELPPMPR from the coding sequence GTGAGTGCTCACGACGCGTACGCACCGCAGAGCGGCGATCCCACCTTCGGCATCGATTCCTACGAGCTCGACCTCTCGTACCGTGTGCGCACCAACCGCCTCGAGGGGCGCGCGGTCCTCAACGCGGTCGCGGCCGTTCCGACGTCGTCGGTCGCCTTGGATCTGATCGGGCTCCGCGTGTCGCGGGTGCGTGTGGATGGCGACCGCCGCACGGCCTACGCCCAGGGGCCGCGAAAGGTGCGGGTCGTGCTTCCCCGGCGGATGGAGGCGGGGGAGCGATTCTCTATCGAGGTGACGTACGCCGGCGCCCCCGCTCCGCGGCGGACACGCTGGGGCACCATCGGCTTCGAGGAACTCGAAGACGGTGCCCTCGTTGCAGCTCAGCCCATCGGCGCGCCGACGTGGTTCCCCTGCAACGACCGTCCCGACGATCGCGCCCGCTATTCGATCACCGTCGCGACGGATGCCGGCTACACCGCGGTCGCCACCGGGGCCCTCGTCGGCTCGGCGCGACGCGGGCAGTTCGAAGCCCGCACGTTCCGTTCCGACGTGCCGACGGCCACGTACCTCACGGCCGTGCACATCGGACGCTACGTCTCCAGCACGCTGCCAGGTTCTGCCGGCCCGATCGGGTTCCCGGTGACGGTCGTCCACCCGCCCGCGCTGCGCACCGAGGTGGCGACGGCCTTCGCACCGGTCACGCGCATGCTGCAGCTGTTCGAGTCCGCCTTCGGTCCGTACCCGCAAGACGCCTGCACCCTTGTGGTCACTCCCGACGAGCTCGAGATACCGCTCGAGGCGCAGGGGATGGCGGTCTTCGGCGCCAACCATCTCGACCCCGCATCGGAGCGCCTGGTGGCGCACGAACTGGCGCACCAGTGGTTCGGCAACAGCGTCGGCGTCGCGCGGTGGCAGGACATCTGGCTCAACGAGGGTTTCGCCTGTTACGCCGAGTGGATGTGGTCAGAGGCAGCGGGCCGCCAGACCGTCCACGAGAAGGCGGAACGGCACCACGCCCGGCTCGCCGCGCTCGATCAGGACCTGGTGCTGGCGGATCCCGGTCCCGGGCTGATGTTCGACGATCGCGTCTACAAGCGTGGCGCGCTGACCCTCTATGCGCTGCGACGTCGCATGGGGGAGAGCGCCTTCGCGGCACTCCTGCGCGAATGGGCGAGCGCCGGCGCCGGCGACTCGGTGACGACCGCGGACTTCCGTGCCCTGGTCGTGCGGCTCGCAGGGGCAGACATTGACGCGCTGCTCACGGCGTGGCTGGATCGACCCGAGCTGCCTCCGATGCCTCGCTGA